In Micrococcus luteus NCTC 2665, a single window of DNA contains:
- a CDS encoding trypsin-like serine protease produces MRTRTLTGVATAALGAVVVAGAGPALAQTTLTQGSAITAPAGACSLTIVDDATAYTASHCGAGQWQIGSTVRDVDGAAIGTVSALPDDSGVDAVRVALADDVDVVGDWSTRPASSVGVGETVYTHGSSVPLGAPNTVSHTQTFEAATVCDDAYADQVALDTASTHAGDSGGAVYDAQQRVVGVISGIAPVTFDAEGNVVGCDAQAMSSIMVPVESLDALDASAAPAAETAAAAETAPAIADVAGPVADEDLPTGGEPAVDESELTEFTPAEEEAIAAELKARAEAAAEEEAAEAAPAAEAPAAEAAAPGVTDVVAAPAEGVAYGTRVVAQTDQGGFAAVTVTAYDADGTVLGQDGLDLTGEYRAWLPVPAEVPAGGSVEVTVVDAAGAATDATVTLGGQLVG; encoded by the coding sequence ATGAGAACCAGAACCTTGACCGGCGTCGCCACCGCGGCGCTGGGCGCGGTGGTGGTGGCCGGCGCCGGCCCCGCCCTCGCGCAGACCACGCTCACCCAGGGCTCGGCGATCACCGCGCCGGCCGGGGCGTGCAGCCTGACCATCGTCGACGATGCCACCGCCTACACCGCGTCCCACTGTGGCGCGGGCCAGTGGCAGATCGGCTCGACCGTCCGCGACGTCGACGGCGCAGCGATCGGCACCGTCTCGGCACTGCCCGACGATTCGGGCGTGGACGCGGTCCGCGTGGCCCTGGCCGACGACGTCGACGTCGTGGGCGACTGGTCCACGCGGCCGGCCTCGTCCGTCGGTGTGGGCGAGACCGTCTACACCCATGGCTCGTCCGTGCCGCTGGGCGCGCCGAACACCGTGTCCCACACGCAGACGTTCGAGGCCGCCACGGTCTGCGACGACGCGTACGCGGATCAGGTCGCCCTGGACACCGCCTCGACCCACGCCGGCGACTCGGGCGGCGCCGTCTATGACGCCCAGCAGCGGGTGGTCGGCGTCATCTCGGGCATCGCCCCGGTGACCTTCGACGCCGAGGGCAACGTGGTGGGCTGCGACGCCCAGGCGATGTCCTCGATCATGGTCCCGGTCGAGTCCCTCGACGCGCTGGACGCCTCCGCGGCGCCCGCCGCCGAGACCGCTGCGGCCGCCGAGACGGCCCCGGCGATCGCCGACGTCGCCGGCCCCGTGGCCGACGAGGACCTGCCCACCGGCGGCGAGCCCGCCGTGGACGAGTCCGAGCTGACCGAGTTCACGCCGGCCGAGGAGGAGGCCATCGCGGCCGAGCTCAAGGCCCGCGCCGAGGCCGCCGCGGAGGAGGAGGCCGCCGAGGCGGCCCCCGCTGCTGAGGCCCCGGCCGCCGAGGCCGCCGCGCCGGGCGTGACCGACGTCGTGGCCGCGCCCGCCGAGGGTGTCGCCTACGGCACCCGGGTGGTCGCGCAGACGGATCAGGGCGGCTTCGCCGCCGTCACCGTCACGGCCTACGACGCGGACGGCACCGTCCTGGGCCAGGACGGCCTGGACCTCACCGGCGAGTACCGCGCCTGGCTGCCCGTGCCGGCCGAGGTGCCCGCGGGCGGTTCCGTGGAGGTCACCGTGGTCGACGCCGCCGGCGCCGCCACGGACGCCACCGTGACCCTGGGCGGTCAGCTGGTCGGCTGA
- a CDS encoding SseB family protein translates to MFTNVPALTAWNPVARPVAVWLPRACLSAVDEGCELVVIDAGAEHTYVVRRPAVWSLAQQKEWTPSYRDQEIADEIAEVADLVPNLLNLGLAPGSGVATHTGSGAVMNGGGAGPELQIVAMPTRDADAAGVRLMTATLKTLLADLALLTERADSVEITVRRP, encoded by the coding sequence GTGTTCACGAACGTGCCCGCGCTGACGGCGTGGAACCCGGTCGCCCGACCCGTGGCCGTGTGGCTACCGCGTGCCTGCCTGTCCGCCGTGGACGAGGGCTGTGAGCTCGTCGTCATCGACGCCGGCGCCGAGCACACGTACGTGGTGCGGCGCCCGGCCGTGTGGTCGCTCGCCCAGCAGAAGGAGTGGACCCCCTCCTACCGGGACCAGGAGATCGCGGATGAGATCGCCGAGGTCGCCGACCTGGTCCCGAACCTGCTGAACCTGGGCCTCGCCCCCGGCTCGGGGGTGGCCACGCACACGGGCTCGGGCGCGGTGATGAACGGAGGCGGGGCCGGGCCTGAGCTGCAGATCGTCGCGATGCCCACCCGGGACGCCGACGCGGCCGGGGTGCGCCTGATGACGGCCACGCTCAAGACCCTCCTGGCAGACCTGGCGCTGCTCACCGAGCGGGCCGACTCCGTGGAGATCACGGTCCGCCGACCCTGA
- the priA gene encoding bifunctional 1-(5-phosphoribosyl)-5-((5-phosphoribosylamino)methylideneamino)imidazole-4-carboxamide isomerase/phosphoribosylanthranilate isomerase PriA, protein MTPNAPALELLPAVDVQDGQAVRLVQGEAGSATSYGDPVTAALDWQRAGAEWIHLVDLDAAFGRGDNREVMRRVVEEIGVKIELSGGIRDDASLENALEMGAARVNLGTAALEDPEWTARVIERFGDRVAVGLDVRGTTLAARGWTKEGGDLWEVLARLEDAGCARYVVTDVTKDGTLKGPNTELLAQVCAKTAKPVVASGGISSLEDVAALAAMTGQGVEGAIMGKALYAGRFSLEQALAVAGGATVEQARSEQPGPVAP, encoded by the coding sequence ATGACCCCGAACGCCCCCGCACTCGAGCTGCTGCCCGCCGTCGACGTCCAGGACGGCCAGGCCGTCCGCCTCGTCCAGGGCGAGGCCGGCAGCGCCACCTCGTACGGCGACCCGGTGACCGCCGCCCTGGACTGGCAGCGCGCCGGCGCGGAGTGGATCCACCTCGTGGACCTGGACGCCGCCTTCGGCCGCGGTGACAACCGCGAGGTCATGCGCCGTGTGGTGGAGGAGATCGGCGTGAAGATCGAGCTGTCCGGCGGCATCCGCGACGACGCCTCGCTCGAGAACGCCCTCGAGATGGGCGCGGCGCGGGTGAACCTGGGCACCGCCGCCCTCGAGGACCCGGAGTGGACCGCGCGCGTCATCGAGCGCTTCGGCGACCGGGTCGCCGTGGGCCTCGACGTGCGCGGCACCACGCTCGCCGCCCGCGGCTGGACGAAGGAGGGCGGCGACCTCTGGGAGGTGCTCGCCCGCCTCGAGGACGCCGGCTGCGCCCGCTACGTGGTCACCGACGTCACGAAGGACGGCACGCTCAAGGGGCCGAACACGGAGCTGCTGGCCCAGGTCTGCGCGAAGACCGCGAAGCCGGTCGTCGCCTCGGGCGGCATCTCCTCCCTCGAGGACGTCGCCGCGCTCGCCGCCATGACCGGCCAGGGCGTCGAGGGCGCGATCATGGGCAAGGCGCTGTACGCCGGCCGCTTCAGCCTGGAGCAGGCGCTGGCCGTTGCCGGCGGCGCCACGGTGGAGCAGGCGCGCTCCGAGCAGCCCGGCCCGGTCGCCCCGTGA
- a CDS encoding SseB family protein, with translation MTGSHDDGGLARDEGLGPIDETVAVPHPAARELPGHIRAALDRMREKTAGENTADTAGVPWQGRDLSGPGVDGSANPLHVFDEDDGTSPAEWTAVMAALTDGSAGEREVTEVLARIRVFAAVVPTLAVDEDDVHDHTGHEHDVAAHGDKAADVALVTMRAPDGRQARRCSRTCPR, from the coding sequence GTGACGGGCTCGCACGACGACGGCGGCCTGGCCCGCGACGAGGGGCTCGGTCCGATCGACGAGACGGTCGCGGTGCCGCACCCGGCGGCCCGGGAGCTGCCGGGGCACATCCGAGCCGCACTCGACCGCATGCGGGAGAAGACCGCGGGCGAGAACACCGCGGACACCGCGGGCGTCCCGTGGCAGGGCCGTGACCTCTCCGGCCCCGGCGTGGACGGCTCCGCGAACCCGTTGCACGTGTTCGACGAGGACGACGGCACCAGCCCGGCCGAGTGGACCGCCGTCATGGCGGCCCTGACGGACGGCTCCGCCGGTGAGCGGGAGGTGACGGAGGTGCTCGCGCGCATCCGCGTGTTCGCCGCCGTCGTGCCCACCCTTGCCGTGGACGAGGACGACGTCCACGACCACACCGGTCACGAGCACGACGTCGCGGCGCACGGGGACAAGGCCGCGGACGTGGCCCTCGTGACCATGCGCGCGCCGGACGGCCGGCAGGCGCGCCGGTGTTCACGAACGTGCCCGCGCTGA